The genomic region GAGAGCCTCTATGGATAAGAGCGCGGAATTGGTCGTCCCGAGCGCCGTGCTAGCGCAGAGCACAACAGGGAGCCGCCAACGCTCGAAGACGTCAATGTAAAGGGTACCGCAGTTCAGCGGCTCCATCAGTCCGCCGGTCCCCTCGATCACCAGCGGCTGCTCACCGGAGGCCGGCACGTCGAGCGAATCCGTGTCGATACGAACCTCGTCGACCTCTGAGAAACCGTCGGACGAGCCGACCGCATGCAGGCGATAACGCTCTGGCAAGATTCGTTCGGCTGAAAGACCACCGAGCCGAGCGACGCACTCAGTATCGGTCTCTCCTTCCAGGCGAGCCTCAATCGGTTTCCAAAACTTCGCACCGAGGAGATTAACGAGCCCTGCGCAGAAAACCGTCTTTCCAATCCCGGCGCCCGTACCCGCCACCACAATCCGCTGCGGGCTCATCGAGCCTGACCTCTTGTCCCTTCGTCCAAAATATTCAGTATGGTCCTCACGTCTCCTCCCCATGACATTCAGCGTCGGTGAAACTCAAAAATATGGCCAATCGAGAAGGCCGCCTGTCGTTTGTGACGATCCGGCAGCCTACAATCGCGGTACGGTGATCCGGTCCCAATGGAGCACAGGTGGCTCAGTCGCCCTTTCACCTCGCCTCACTGATTTGCACAGCGGCGCGGAGTTAGGGCCATCGCACTGGGCCAAAAGGGGCCTCCCCGTATGACAGAGATTGAGCTTCGAAATTTGTCGCGCGTAGACCGCCTCTTCCCAGAGTTGAACTTGCTGTGTTGTGTCAGGTTAAGATTGCTATCGGCCTACAAATATTGTCCCGATCGTACGAAGACATCCACGTCAGGCAGGATGTGTCCTTACAGATGCAGAACGGTACGCTTCGGACATAAGTCCCGCGCGAAAATGGCTGAGTTCGCCTGCTCTAATAGCGAAGACGTGCTGCATGGCCCTGACATTCACAAGTTCGCAATGGCTCAACGAAGGGATTTGTTGCTCGTTCTCAGCTTCTGCGCGACGCACTGTCCTATGAAGAGGCCAAGCCGGCTCGCTGGTTCCTCGAATCAGCTGCCGCGGAGGTCCCCGCAAAGAGCTACCCGCCTGCGCCCAAAAGAATACGGCGCGCGAGGCCAAAGCAAACTTTCTGTCGCCTTCACAGCATTGCGTGGGGCTTGATCTCGCTATAGGAACGCCCCGAGGCTACTGCGTCACGCTTATCGATCATCATGATTCGTCACATTGTCTTCTTCACAGCCAAGGATGAGGCCGGTATCGACCAGATCGTCGAAGGTCTGTCGATACTCACCTCAATACCTTATGCGCGCCGGCTCGAGATTGCGCTCAACCGCAAGAGCGATCAACTCGGCAACGATATCGACGTCGTTGTGTATGGTGAGTTCGACAGCGAGAGCGATCTGGCTGCATACAAATCGCACGATTTGTATCGAGAAGCGATCCGGCGCGTACGACCACTCCGGGAGCTGCGGCTTGCCGCTGACTACGAGCCATCAACAGATGTGCATTTCGCCGGGATGTCAGGGTTAGCCCAGATAGCACGGCCCAGGCGACCACCTGGCCGCGGATAACCCGATGAGTAGTCTAAGCGCGCCGCCGACGGGACGAAAACTGCTCATTTTCAGGACGGCATCACCTTTAGTGCGGGCTTCACAACGTGCTGCCCTTCGGTAACAGATAACCTCATGCACGTCCTGGAGATGCCGTGGATTGATCCAGTCAAGGCGTTGCGATGCTTTGCGCAGCGGCCGCACCTTACCTTTCTCGATAGTGCGGCAGAGCATGAGGTGCTTGGGCGCTACTCCTATCTGGCCTGCGAGCCGTTCAGCACATATTTTGTGTCGGATGGACAGGCTAGTTGGAACGGGAAGATCGTTGCTGGTGATCCATGGGCCGTCCTCCGCAACCTTCTAGCCAGATATCGAGAGGCGCATCGCCCCGATCTCCCGCCGTTCCAGGGCGGCGCTGCCGGCTTCCTTGGTTACGATCTGAACCGAACGCTGGAGCGGCTGCCGCGGCCGTCGATTGTCGGTCTGCAATTGCCTCAAGCGGTACTAAATTTCTATGACGTGGTGGTCAGTTTCGATCACCGGGACCGCAAGTGCTGGATCGTCTCGACCGGATGGCCGGAGCAGGACTCCGCTCGGCGAACCGAGCGTGCGCGCCGTCGCGCCGACGAGTTTGCGGCGCTGCTAGTCAGGCCAAGGTTGCCGCCGCTCACCATTCCCAGCACTGCGGGCGCATGGCATTCGAACTTTGGCCGAGAAGGCTTCATCGCGGCGGTCCAGCGCGTCGTCGAGTTGATTCTGGCCGGGGATATATTCCAAGCGAACATCGCACAACGCTTTAGTGCCAAGATATCGCCCCTGTTCGATCCCCTCACCTTCTATTGCCAGCTGCGGTTATCGAACCCGGCACCATTCGCTGCCCTCTTGCGCTACGACAAGATGACGATTGCATCGAGCTCTCCTGAGCGGTTTCTGAAGCTCGACGGACGACAGGTCGAAACTCGCCCCATCAAGGGAACAATCGCGCGCGCCGTGGATCCGAAGGAAGATCGGCGCCGCGCCGAAATCCTCCTTGCATCCGAAAAGGACCGCGCCGAGAATATCATGATCGTCGACCTGCTGCGCAACGATCTGTCTCGCGTTTGTACGGACAATTCGGTCGAGGTTACGGCATTATGCAACCTCGAATCCTACGCTTCAGTGCACCACCTCGTCTCGGTTGTCAGGGGCGCACTTGCTGCAAATCAAGACGCCGTCGGTCTGCTTCGCGCCTGCTTTCCAGGCGGCTCCGTGACCGGAGCTCCGAAGGTGCGAGCAATGGAAATCATTGCGGACATTGAGCAAGTGGCGCGAGAGGTCTATTGCGGGGCGATTGGCTTCATCGGATTCAGTGGACAGATGGATACCAACATTGCGATCCGCACCGTAATGATTGACGACGACCAGGCTGTGTTTCATGCAGGGGGCGGAATAACGGCGATGTCGGATCCGGAAGCCGAATATGAAGAGACGCTTGCCAAGGCCCAGCGACTGTTCGATGCCTTTAATGCCGATCCGTCCGGTGTATTTTGATCTTCATCATCGACAATTACGACTCCTTCGTTTTCAATATTGCGCGCTACTTCCGCAAGCTTGGTGCAGAAACCAAAGTTGTCCGGAATGACGCGATCCGCTGCGCCGATCTTGTTGCGTTCAAGCCACGGGCGATCGTCATCTCTCCCGGCCCCTGCACACCAATGGAGGCCGGGATATCCACAGCGGTTGTCCGCGAACTTTCGGGCCACATCCCAATTCTCGGCATCTGTCTTGGGCACCAGTGTATTGGGAGCGTTTTCGGCGGCCGGGTTGTGCGCGCCCGTTGTCCGATGCACGGCCGGGCTTCCGACATAGCTCACGATGGCCGAGGATTATTCAAAGAGCTCCCGTCTCCACTTTCTGTTGGACGCTACCATTCTCTGGCGATTGAACTCGGTGAGGCGGACGCGTCGCCTCTCGCGGTGACAGCCCGTTCAAATGAAGGTGAAATTATGGCTTTGTCCCATCGGCATCACCCAACCCACGGCCTGCAGTTCCACCCGGAGTCAGTACTTACCGATCAAGGTGACGCGCTGCTTATGAATTTCTTGCGCTTAGCGGAGAGTTTCCGAGCGTGAAGCCGGAGAGTTTATCGCGCAAGTGGCGCCTACTCCGCAAGATCGAATGGCAGGCTGCGTGCCTTTCGAATCTAGCCCTGTAAAACGACGAAACAGCTTCGACCTGTTGAAGGTGTAACCGAAAAGAAGAGCTCGGTTTGTACGCCGCGTACGCAACTTTTGCTTTTGCTACAGGCTGAATTGAATTACTTGAAGCCAGCACGCGTAGACCTCGCATCACCTTCATTCGGTGAATCGGGATCATCTTCTAGCCAAATTGCAAATTTGTTTTGCGAGATCCGCCAGGAGATTGGCGGTGCCTAAGCGGTATACTCTCCTACCGCTGCCCTAACGGGCGTTTCCTCCCTTGACTTGGCCGCCGGTCCTATGGATCGGCGGCTCACTTCGGTATCGGGTCAACGCTTTCAGGATTGAGGGAATCATAGATCAATCTGGAGCTCGACGACGACGGCGCTGGGGGCCATTGTGTATCGGGATTGAAACTATTTATGCAGCATAGAGGTGTGCAATTCAGCATTCGAGAAGTATTGTCGGGCGAGTGGCGCTACAGTTTTGAACTCGATGGCAAGACGATCAGTGGCCGAACCCGAACGAGGTTGGAGCTTCTTGCGGTTCGTCGGGTCAAAGATCGCATCAATCGTGAATTGAATCGCGCGCGGAACATGTGAGTTGATATAGCCTCTTCCTTGGCGCGTTCGCGATCGCGATACTCTCGTTCGTTCTCGAAAGCGAGTGCGGCCTTCCGGTCGGCGGTTCTCTTCAGATGCTTCTGCGCCTTGCGGCTCGGCGACTTGCGGTATGCCTTCTTCCAACTGTCGTCTATGGCGAGACCAGCAGGCAGTTCGTGCGTTTTCCTTGAACTTCCCGCTTGAGCCCACGGGACGCTTCAGAACGACGCCCGGTGCCGCCGTGGTTCCTGCGATGACGTCTGGATCCTCACTTTCCTTTGCCGCGCCCTGATGGAAAAGATTGCTGTCCGAGCCCCAGGCTTTCAGAGCCAGCCTTCATCGACGGAGCCGCGATCGCCAAGTCGAAGAAGCCGAGCGCGGTTTGGTAAGTCTTCAGCTTCCTAGCCATGCCTAAAGCGCGGCGGGACACTTGACGGGAGACGGACGCAGAAAGCCTTTCCAGTTGGCACGGGGCGCCATGAACTCGATACTCCGTTTCGGGGCGGGTCTAAAATTCAAGACGGCTATCTAAACCCGGTTCCGACAGAACAGGTCTCAAAAACAGCGATGTCGTCGGCTTTTGCCGCACCGCACAAAAAATTGCGATGCTAGACTTATTCAACCCTCCGTCTCTCCCGGTTGACCTACACAGCCGTTCACTTATTGTTCCTCGCTGATTAAATCACCACTAAGTCCCCCCTCTGTTTGCAGCGGCATTCCATGAGAGTTGATGCACGTGAGCTATTCAAACATGTCACCGCCGAAAAGTCCGAACTCTATCGGAAGATCATGGATGCGTTCGCCGCGGCCAAGCGACAGTTCCGTCTCCATCTCAGACCCGACGAAGTTCTTGGTGAAGCGCAGTGGAATGCCGCACCTCCCAGGATCGAAGATCTTCAGGGCGCATTGGCGCAACTAACCGAATGGGGCAATCTCGAGTCGCAGCCTGACACGGCCCGTGTCGCTAGCATCAGCGATTTCTATCGTGCGCGTTTCCTCTATCGTCTTTCTGAAGGCGGGGAGGCGGTCGAGTCAGCCCTTGCTGTATTCAGCCAAGCACTAAGGCGGCGAGCCGAGCTGCAGAGCGTTGCGCTCGAAGACATCGCAAAGCAGCTGCAGGTTCTACGAAACCTCGCGCAAGAACCGGTGTTCGACGCCGCGAAAATTCATGAGACGCTGCGTGATTTGGTTCGAGTCTTCGAAGGTCTCGCCGAAAACGCCCAAGCGTTCATGGTTAGCATCGGACGCAGCATCGAGCTTCAACATTCGGATACAAACGCAATTATCGCCTACAAGAAGAGATTGATTGACTATCTTGATCGATTCATCGGTGACCTTGTCAGCCGCTCGGGTGGTATTGCGCAGCATCTTGTCGCGCTTGACCCAGTCATTAGCCCCCTTCTGCAGCAGGCGTCACAACGCGAATCGCGAGACGCGGCTCCTGTACAAGAAAACGAACAGGAAAAGCCTTCAACGCAGTCGCTTGATGCTTGGACAGAGCGATGGAAGGGACTGCGAGGATGGTTTGTCAGCGCGGGAAATGATCCGCCGCAAGGCGAAGTGTTAAGATCGAGGGCTCGATCTGCTATCCCGCATCTGCTCGCGGTCATCGCTGCATTGAACGAACGCCGCAGCGGTCGCAGCGATCGATCCGCGGACTTTCGTGTCCTTGCCCATTGGTTTGCGGATTGCGCCAGCGAGGACGAGGCACATCGGCTTGCCCGCGCTGCGTTCGCACTCAATCCGGCCCGGCACTTCCTGATCGGCGCGGAAACAAGCGATCTGCCGGCTACGACGCCTTGGAATGATGCTCCGCCCGTGCGCATACACCCGCGCTTGCGCGAATATGGCGAGATGGCTCCGCGTGGCCCGCTCCCGCGCGTGCAGGACCGTCAAGCCGAGCGAGAACGACTCCAGGCGCAATTGACGGAAGAAGATCGTGAAATCCAGGAGGCGCGCGCGCGGCTCGCGAGCGGCGAGCCCACGCGTCTGTCCGAGTTCGGCGAGCTCGATCGTCACGGGTTCCAGCTGTTTCTCACCCTGCTAGGTGAAACGCTTCCAGCGCAGACGCACCCCGACGAGGTTGTCGAACGACAAACTGGCGACGGCCTGTTGCGGGTTCGCCTGGAGCCGCTCGACGCAGACTCGACTGCAGAGATCGCAACCGAAACAGGGCTGTTCACCGGTCGCGACCACCTTCTCACCGTGACGTCCATGGAAGCGCGACATGAGTAGCGTGACGGAACAGCAGGACGGTCAAATCCGGCGTGGCGACGCCGGACGCCCGGATGGCAAGGCGACCCGCGTCCAGAGCCAGCACATTGGACTGCATCAAGCACGCTACGTGCGAGAGGAGATTTCAACCGCGCTTCGCGCTCTCTTAATGACACCGCTGATGACGTCAGCGCATCCTGATTTCACGGCTGTACGTCGACATTCCGAAACCCTCAGAGAATGGTTCGCGCGCGAAACGGGATGGATACTGAATGTCGAGCGCGACTGCGCTCGTCTTTTCAAGCGTCCTGCTGATCTTCTCGATTCCACGCGTGGCTTCCCGGATTACGATAGACGCCGCTATATCCTGTTCTGCTTGGCGTGCGCCGTCCTTGAGCGCGCTGATCCGCAGATCACGCTCCGCGTTCTTGGCGATCGGCTGCTTGCATTCGCCGCGGAGCCTTCACTGAATGCCTTTGCCTTCAGTTTTACGCTGCAGACGCACCACGAACGACGCGAACTTGTGGCCGTCTGTCGCCATCTTTTAGACATTGGTGTTCTCGTTCGCGTCGCGGGTGAGGAAGAGGGCTTCGTGCATCACATTTCCGAGACTTCCGAACATCTGCATGATGCGCTCTATGACATCCAGCGTCGCGTCCTTGCCGGGATTCTTGCCGCAGTACGCGGTCCTTCAACATGGGCCGCAGAAGAAGCGCCGCGGGATGTAGAACAGCGGTTGCAATCCCTTACCGCTGAACATGTGCCGGACAGCGACGACGGCCGCAGGACCGCTACACGGCGTGACCTGTCGCGACGCCTCCTCGACGATCCGGTCGTGTACACCGACTCACTCGATCCAGTGACGCGCGCGTACTTCTTAAATCAGCGTGGCCCGATGGGAGCTCGCCTTGCGGAAGCTGCTGGTCTCGTTCCCGAACAGCGCGCGGAGGGATTGGCGCTTGCTGACGAGACCGGAACGCTCACCGATCTTTCCATGCCGGCGGAAGGCACCGAGGCGCACGTCACGCTCCTGGTAGCCGAGCATCTTGCGGGTACGCTCCGCGATGGAGGCGAGCCTGAACATCAGATCTCAACTGAAGTCGACATCACGAATTTCATAGAGAGGGCGCGAGAACGCTATGGCCGTTATTGGCGAAAATCTGCACGGGAACCAGGCACGCAGCGTGAACTGGCACGTATCGCATTGGAGCGGTTGCGCAAGCTTCGTCTGATCTCTATGTCGGCGAACGGTGTCCGTCCGTTGCCTGCAATAAGTCGCTTCGCCGTCGGACAGGCGGAGATTCGGGAGGCCGGCACGGCGCGCAAATCAGCCGGCCAGCAAGATCACGATGCGCAATAACGGAGCCCAGCCGGACCTGCCCGCTCCCGCCCGCGAGCGGTGGCAGCCGCTTCGCCTCGGATTGGTCGATCTCTTTCACTACGACAGCGAGGAGTTCTGGTTTCGCGATGGACACCTGCTGCTTCGTGGGAACAACGGGACCGGAAAGTCCAAGGTGCTCTCCTTGTCGCTTCCATTTCTGTTTGATGCCCAGCTGAAATCGTCCAGAGTCGAACCGGACGGCGACGCGACGAAGAAGATGGCCTGGAATCTGCTGCTCGGGAAGCACGAGCGCCGGATGGGTTACACCTGGATTGAATTCGGGCGCTTGTCAGAGGACGGACAGCCACGGTATCTCACTCTGGGCAGTGGTTTGTTGGCGGTCGCGGCACGGCCGAACGTCGATAGCTGGTTCTTCATTCTTGACGGTCAGCGCATTGGTGAAGACGTGTGGCTCACGAGCCCGCAGCGTGTTGTGCTGACCAAGGAGAAGCTTCGAGAGACGCTGGCCGATCATGGGCAAGTCTACGACACGGCGGCCAGCTATCGCCGTGCGGTGGACGAACATCTCTTCCAATTGGGTCATGCGCGCTATTCGGCGTTGATGGACACACTGATCCAGCTTCGGCAACCGCAGCTATCGAAAAAGCCGGATGAAGGCAGTTTGTCGGCCGCGTTGACGGAAGCACTCCCTCCCCTGTCCACCGATCTTTTGACCGACGTGGCCGATGCGTTCAATCAACTTGAGGAAGACCGTCGCCAGCTGCAGGACTACCAAGCGCTCGCTCGTTATGTCGGTCAATTTACGGATCGGTATCGGACTTACGCTAGGACGCAAACACGACGACAGGCGCGAGGCCTGCGTAGCGCGCAAACAGGCTTCGACAATGCCAGTCGTGCAGCTAATGAAGCTCGCTCTGAGCTCGCAGCTCTAGAAGCGGCGGAGGAAGAGGCTAATGGCGCCCATAGCGCTGCAGAAGAGATCGTGGCCACAAACCGAACGCGCTGGGAAGTGCTGCTATCTGACCCGGCGAACAAGGACGCAAATCGACTGGATTCTGCCGCAAGAGAAGCGAGCGATCGCAAACGTGAGGCCGAACAGGCCGACGCAAGGTCAACGGCATCGAAGAGCCGCTTTGTCAGCGAACAAGGCGCTACATTTGAACGGGGCGAACGCCTCGCCAGCATAGGCGGCCAGGTACTTGACGTTAGAAAGGCCGCCTTGCCGCTCGCTCAGCTCAGTGGCACCGACCAACAGTGGAACCAGGGACTTCTGACCGGGTCGGATATCGCCGAGCTCGCTGAATTGAACGAGCTGGCTTGCGAAGCTGCAAAAAGCGATCTGCGGCAAATCATTGAGCGACGTCGTGGACAGGTTGCGCATGTGAGGAGTCTACGGGGAGCCGTCGACGAGGCCGAGCGGGATCATGACGCGAAGGATCGGTCACATCAGGAGCGGCAGGAGGAAGCGAAGGCAGCCCAGGCCCGACGTGATGCAGCGGATCAGGCCGTGGAAAGTGAGGGACGTGCACATCTTGATGCCTGGGCGACGCACTTTGGTACGCTGCAGCAATTGACGTTGCGAGATGCACAAGGATCGCTGAACTTGCTCGCGACGTGGGTTGTTACCCTGGAGGGGGAGAACCCGGCGCGCGGTTCGTTGCAAGAAGCTCAGCAGGTCGCCAGCGAGCGCCTCGCCACGCGCCGTTCGGCGCTCGTCGCTGAACGACGGGCAATCGAGAACGAAGAGGCGGATCTAACGGCCGAGCGTGAGCGCCTTGAAAAAGGCGTGGACGCTGTACCGTCCATTCCGCCATTTCGCGCGGCGGGGGTTCGAGTTGACCGCCGTGGCGCGCCTCTGTGGCAGCTGGTTGATTTCCACGAGCGTCTTGATGCCTCGGAGCGCGCCGGCCTCGAAGCCGCACTTGAGGCATCGGGACTTCTCGATGCATGGGTCGAGCCTGACGGAACTGTGCACATTCCGAGTGGGCCGCGACGGCTCCATGATACGGAACTGGTAGGACGTCCGTGTCAGGTGGAAACGTTGGCGCACTGGCTGCAGCCTGCGGGAGATCAAGTCTCGGCGGACATTGTCACAAGCCTGCTACTTGGCATGAGCTGCACGGAGCAAGATAGCGGCGAGGCGGAGACCTGGCTATCGCCGACCGGATGCTTCCGAATTGGCGCGCTCTCCGGCGCCTGGTCCAAACCCGTTGCAATCTATATAGGTTATGCTGCCCGCGCCGCGGCTCGCGCGCGCCGGCTTGAGGCTATCTCGGTCAGGCTTGAGGAGCTCGCTCAAGCACGAGCTGCTCTGGAAGATCGTTTTTCGGAGCAAGCGCGCGACCAAGAGCGTGCCGCGGAGGAGTGGCGTGGTGCCCCTGGAGACGATTCATTGCGAGCCTGCCACGCCGAAGTAACATCGGCTGCCCGTGAATTTACCTCGGCTTCCGGTCGGCTCGAGCAAGCCGCGCAAAGACTGGCGGAATCTGTCGAGCGCCGAAGCAGTGCGCGCTCGATCCTGCATAAGGACGCTCAGGACCTGCATCTTCCCGACGACTACGCTCAATTGAACGCCGTCGACACCACGCTTGCGCAGCTGACGGAAAAGGTATTTGCGCTCGCTCATGCGGCTCGCGAGTTGCGCCAGGCTCAATCGGAATTGCTGAAACAACAGAACCGTGAACGAGATGCCAAACAAGAAGCGGACGCAAATATTGCGCACGCAATCGAGCAGGGGCGCAATGCCAGCGAGGCGAGGATACGGCTGGAGACGCTGCAAGAAACCGTAGGCGCGAAGGTTGCCGAATTACAAGCCAAGCTTGAGACCGCCCGAACCGCGCTCGAGCTCAGCGAAGCTGATTTGAAGAGAAAGGGAGCAATTGCCCGAAGCGCGAGTGAGGAACGGGCGCGGGCGGAGCAAAAAGTGACCTCAGCCGACGAGCTATTGCAGGAGCGGATTGCAGGGCGTCAACAAGCCGTTGCTCGATTGCAGGGATTTGCTGCAACCGACCTTCTGCCGATCGCCCTTCCTGAAATTGACCTACCTGACTCTCGAGCAGCGTGGACGATTGAGCCGGCGCTGACGCTCGCGCGCCGAGCCGAACAGGCCCTATCAGACGTTCCGCATGATGATGAGGCGTGGAAGCGGATCCAAAGTCATCTCTCTGTGGATTACACCGAACTCAGCCGCGCCCTTAGCGCGCTCGGTCACCAGGCGCAAATGGACCAAACGGCCGACTATGGACTGGTGGTCACTGTCGTCTATCAAAATCGGCCGGAAAGGCCGGATCGGCTTACGGAACGGCTCAAGTATGAAATTGCTCAGCGTCGAGAGCTGCTGACGGCACGCGAGCGAGAGATACTGGAAAATCACCTCCAGGCCGAGATTGCCGCGGCGATCCAGCGATTGATGCAGGATGCAGCTCGGAAAGTCGATGCCATCAACGAGGAGCTGTACAAGCGACCAACGTCGACCGGAGTCCGCTTCAGGCTGCAGTGGCTTCCGCTGGCCGAGGGGGCCGAGGGGGCGCCCGTTGGATTGGATGCTGCCCGAAAGCGGCTGTTGAACACAAGCACGGATCTTTGGAGTCCCGAGGACCGCAGCGTGGTCGGAGCCATGTTGCAGGATCGAATCGATATCGAGCGGGCGAATGCGGATTCGACGACGGGCGGTAGCCTTCTCGATCAATTGAGCCGAGCTCTCGACTATCGTCATTGGCACCGGTTCACCGTCCAACGTTGGCAGGACAAGCAGTGGCGCAAGCTGTCCGGGCCTGCATCGAGCGGCGAACGCGCGCTTGGCCTGACGGTCCCGTTGTTCGCGGCGGTCGCCAGCTTTTATAGCCAGAGCGGCTCGCCCCACTCTCCGCGCCTCGTGTTGCTCGACGAGGTTTTTGCCGGCATTGACGATTCTGCGCGGGCCCACTGCATGGCATTGATTCGTGAGTTCGACCTCGATTTCGTCGTAACAAGCGAACGCGAGTGGGGGTGCTATGCTGAACTACCCGGCGTCTCGATCTGCCACCTTCAGAGAATTGAGAATATCGATGCAGTACACGTCTCCCGTTGGACCTGGGATGGCCGCGCCAAGCAGCGTGAAAATGATCCAAATCGAAGGTTTGCAGGCGCATGATTGACGGGGACGGCCGTCTCCAGCGTCTGCTCGGCGGCGATGCGCTGGCTCCACTTAGAAAGCGTCTTCGACAGCGCTTCGAGCGAGGCCCCGTGGATGGAAAGATACAGGGGCTTCGGCTTTCGAATCTCAGCAGCGCCGAGCATGCGGCACTTGCCGGGCTGATGGGTCGACCGGCTCGTTTCTCAAGTTCCATGCAGGTCGATGTGCAAATGATCGACGCCGCCCTGAGCCGAGCAGGTGTCGCACCATCACTACGCGACGCGCTGGAATCAATAGACGGTCCGATCATTCACGCAGAGACGGCTCGGGCCGAGTTGAGAGCAGGATGGTCGAAGGCGCTGTCTGGCGCAACCCATCAGGATCTTTCGAGCTTTCTCCAAACGCCCTTCGGGATGGGCCTGGTGAAGCGGCTCTCGAACGGTGACACAGACGCCGCCACCCGACTTTGCTCGCAGGCAGATATTGTGCTCAAGCTTCTACCAGCCAAGGGTATGACCCGGGCACAGCTGGCGGCGAAAAGCCTTGGCGACGCGCACGCGCTCGACACGGGACAAGCCGTAGCGACGTTGGTACTCGCGATTTGGCGCAAGGTGAATCTTGACCGGGACATTTGCGACGACGCGCCAGCGCTTGAGAGCGCCAGGGTTCGCGACAATGGCGAGGAGCGGATTCGTGACATTTGGGCCAAGGCCGGAATTCTGGTCAATGAACTCGCACGGCCTGCCCTGTTTTTGAACCTCCAGATCAGCAGCGGCCGCTTGTTGCCGCTGCCGTCAGGCGAGCCAACTTACGCCTCACTGCGCTTTTTGTTGCGGTCCGATCCCCTCTGGATGGCCAAAGGACAAGACATCTACGTTTGTGAAAACCCGAATGTTCTCGCGATCGCAGCCGACGAACTTGGCGTGAACTGTGCGCCCATGGTGTGCACTGAGGGAATGCCTGCCGCCGCCCAACGCACTATATTGCAGCAACTCGTAATCGCGGGCGCCCGCCTGCACTATCATGGAGATTTTGATTGGCCGGGCTTGCGCATCGCCAATCACGTCATCCGTGAGTTTGGGGCCGTACCCTGGCGGTTCGAGGCCAAGGAATATGAGGCGGCAGTGGCACGAGCGCCGCGTCCCGGCTTTGCATTAGC from Bradyrhizobium elkanii USDA 76 harbors:
- a CDS encoding Dabb family protein, which gives rise to MIRHIVFFTAKDEAGIDQIVEGLSILTSIPYARRLEIALNRKSDQLGNDIDVVVYGEFDSESDLAAYKSHDLYREAIRRVRPLRELRLAADYEPSTDVHFAGMSGLAQIARPRRPPGRG
- the pabB gene encoding aminodeoxychorismate synthase component I; this translates as MHVLEMPWIDPVKALRCFAQRPHLTFLDSAAEHEVLGRYSYLACEPFSTYFVSDGQASWNGKIVAGDPWAVLRNLLARYREAHRPDLPPFQGGAAGFLGYDLNRTLERLPRPSIVGLQLPQAVLNFYDVVVSFDHRDRKCWIVSTGWPEQDSARRTERARRRADEFAALLVRPRLPPLTIPSTAGAWHSNFGREGFIAAVQRVVELILAGDIFQANIAQRFSAKISPLFDPLTFYCQLRLSNPAPFAALLRYDKMTIASSSPERFLKLDGRQVETRPIKGTIARAVDPKEDRRRAEILLASEKDRAENIMIVDLLRNDLSRVCTDNSVEVTALCNLESYASVHHLVSVVRGALAANQDAVGLLRACFPGGSVTGAPKVRAMEIIADIEQVAREVYCGAIGFIGFSGQMDTNIAIRTVMIDDDQAVFHAGGGITAMSDPEAEYEETLAKAQRLFDAFNADPSGVF
- a CDS encoding TIGR02677 family protein — encoded protein: MRVDARELFKHVTAEKSELYRKIMDAFAAAKRQFRLHLRPDEVLGEAQWNAAPPRIEDLQGALAQLTEWGNLESQPDTARVASISDFYRARFLYRLSEGGEAVESALAVFSQALRRRAELQSVALEDIAKQLQVLRNLAQEPVFDAAKIHETLRDLVRVFEGLAENAQAFMVSIGRSIELQHSDTNAIIAYKKRLIDYLDRFIGDLVSRSGGIAQHLVALDPVISPLLQQASQRESRDAAPVQENEQEKPSTQSLDAWTERWKGLRGWFVSAGNDPPQGEVLRSRARSAIPHLLAVIAALNERRSGRSDRSADFRVLAHWFADCASEDEAHRLARAAFALNPARHFLIGAETSDLPATTPWNDAPPVRIHPRLREYGEMAPRGPLPRVQDRQAERERLQAQLTEEDREIQEARARLASGEPTRLSEFGELDRHGFQLFLTLLGETLPAQTHPDEVVERQTGDGLLRVRLEPLDADSTAEIATETGLFTGRDHLLTVTSMEARHE
- a CDS encoding TIGR02678 family protein, which translates into the protein MSSVTEQQDGQIRRGDAGRPDGKATRVQSQHIGLHQARYVREEISTALRALLMTPLMTSAHPDFTAVRRHSETLREWFARETGWILNVERDCARLFKRPADLLDSTRGFPDYDRRRYILFCLACAVLERADPQITLRVLGDRLLAFAAEPSLNAFAFSFTLQTHHERRELVAVCRHLLDIGVLVRVAGEEEGFVHHISETSEHLHDALYDIQRRVLAGILAAVRGPSTWAAEEAPRDVEQRLQSLTAEHVPDSDDGRRTATRRDLSRRLLDDPVVYTDSLDPVTRAYFLNQRGPMGARLAEAAGLVPEQRAEGLALADETGTLTDLSMPAEGTEAHVTLLVAEHLAGTLRDGGEPEHQISTEVDITNFIERARERYGRYWRKSAREPGTQRELARIALERLRKLRLISMSANGVRPLPAISRFAVGQAEIREAGTARKSAGQQDHDAQ
- a CDS encoding anthranilate synthase component II, which codes for MIFIIDNYDSFVFNIARYFRKLGAETKVVRNDAIRCADLVAFKPRAIVISPGPCTPMEAGISTAVVRELSGHIPILGICLGHQCIGSVFGGRVVRARCPMHGRASDIAHDGRGLFKELPSPLSVGRYHSLAIELGEADASPLAVTARSNEGEIMALSHRHHPTHGLQFHPESVLTDQGDALLMNFLRLAESFRA
- a CDS encoding dethiobiotin synthase, translated to MSPQRIVVAGTGAGIGKTVFCAGLVNLLGAKFWKPIEARLEGETDTECVARLGGLSAERILPERYRLHAVGSSDGFSEVDEVRIDTDSLDVPASGEQPLVIEGTGGLMEPLNCGTLYIDVFERWRLPVVLCASTALGTTNSALLSIEALRRRQIDVLGIAFVGEKNPDALRAICEVGRVRWLGRLPWISPLSAETLQAAFAASFRRDDFMPHVRSATY